In one Kitasatospora sp. NBC_00315 genomic region, the following are encoded:
- a CDS encoding DUF3307 domain-containing protein, whose translation MAASVFATAFVLLYVGHMLADYPFQTDHQAAHKAGSGRVGWTASAAHAGTHAVVAVALVLGVGAAALGLHLTGAGTVAAVAWIVVSHAAIDRRWPVTRWMAVARQTGFAAHGGAAHVDQTAHLALGLLPAALMLALI comes from the coding sequence ATGGCTGCCAGCGTCTTCGCTACCGCGTTCGTCCTGCTGTACGTCGGCCACATGCTCGCCGACTACCCGTTCCAGACGGACCACCAGGCCGCACACAAAGCGGGCTCCGGCCGCGTCGGCTGGACCGCCTCCGCCGCCCACGCCGGAACCCACGCAGTGGTTGCCGTCGCCCTGGTCCTCGGCGTCGGTGCAGCCGCCCTCGGCCTGCATCTCACTGGGGCCGGCACCGTCGCCGCCGTCGCCTGGATCGTCGTCAGCCACGCGGCCATCGACCGCCGCTGGCCCGTCACCCGCTGGATGGCCGTCGCTCGACAGACCGGATTCGCGGCCCACGGCGGAGCCGCCCACGTCGACCAGACAGCGCACCTGGCGCTCGGCCTGCTGCCCGCCGCCCTGATGCTCGCTCTGATCTGA